One window of Mediterraneibacter gnavus ATCC 29149 genomic DNA carries:
- the rpmA gene encoding 50S ribosomal protein L27 — protein sequence MMKLNLQYFAHKKGVGSTRNGRDSEAKRLGAKRADGQFVKAGNILYRQRGTKIHPGVNVGRGGDDTLFALVDGVVRFERKGRDKKQVSIYPVAE from the coding sequence ATGATGAAATTAAACCTTCAGTATTTTGCTCATAAAAAAGGAGTTGGTTCCACACGAAACGGACGTGACTCTGAAGCTAAGAGATTAGGTGCAAAGAGAGCTGACGGACAGTTCGTAAAAGCCGGAAATATCCTTTACAGACAGCGCGGAACAAAGATTCACCCAGGTGTGAACGTAGGACGCGGAGGAGATGACACATTGTTCGCATTAGTTGACGGTGTTGTCAGATTCGAAAGAAAAGGAAGAGACAAAAAACAGGTTTCTATCTATCCGGTAGCTGAATAA
- a CDS encoding CBS domain-containing protein, whose amino-acid sequence MNILFFLHPKQEVAYVYDDCTLRQVLETMEHHKYASIPMLNRQGEYVGTITEGDLLWGMKKYTNLNLKEAEHIFIHDFERKADYIAVAADSDMKDLISRAMSQNFVPVVDDQNKFIGIITRRSIIEYCYDKLNECDK is encoded by the coding sequence ATGAACATTTTGTTCTTTTTACATCCAAAACAGGAGGTTGCATATGTCTATGATGACTGCACACTCCGTCAGGTTCTGGAGACAATGGAACATCACAAATATGCTTCAATCCCCATGCTGAACCGTCAGGGAGAGTATGTTGGAACGATTACAGAAGGTGATCTGCTCTGGGGGATGAAAAAATATACCAATCTGAATCTGAAAGAAGCAGAACATATCTTTATTCATGATTTTGAGCGAAAAGCAGATTATATCGCAGTGGCTGCAGATTCCGATATGAAAGATTTGATCAGCCGGGCAATGAGCCAGAATTTTGTTCCGGTCGTAGATGACCAGAACAAATTTATCGGTATTATCACAAGGCGCAGCATCATCGAATATTGCTATGACAAATTGAATGAATGCGACAAATAA
- a CDS encoding aspartate kinase, which translates to MKKVVKFGGSSLASAEQFKKVGDIIRADKSRRYVVPSAPGKRSSSDTKVTDMLYSCYNLAIREKKFTSLLDEIHARYNEIIDGLNLELSLDHEFDMIRENFGKKIGRDYAASRGEYLNGIIMANYLGFCFIDAAEVIRFHEDGSLDDEKTNELLSLRLEGEEFAVIPGFYGAKEDGTIVTFSRGGSDITGSLVARAAMADLYENWTDVSGFLIADPRIVTNPKSIETITYRELRELSYMGATVLHEDAIFPVRKVGIPINIRNTNAPQDKGTLIVESTCRQPKYTITGIAGTDGFAAVTIEKAMMNSEIGFCRKVLEEFDKNGISIEHMPSGIDTMTIFVHKDEFEEKEQQVLAGIHKAVNPDHIELESDLALIAIVGRGMRSTRGTAGRIFSALAHAHINVKMIDQGSSELNIIVGVRHDDFKNAIRALYQIFVETQI; encoded by the coding sequence ATGAAGAAAGTAGTAAAATTCGGTGGAAGTTCTCTCGCCAGTGCCGAACAATTCAAAAAAGTAGGAGATATCATCCGGGCAGACAAGTCCAGACGCTATGTAGTACCTTCTGCTCCGGGAAAACGCAGTTCCAGCGACACAAAGGTCACAGATATGCTTTACAGCTGCTACAATCTTGCGATCCGTGAAAAGAAATTCACAAGCCTTCTGGATGAGATCCATGCAAGATATAACGAGATCATCGACGGTCTGAATCTGGAACTTTCACTGGATCATGAATTCGATATGATCCGTGAAAATTTTGGCAAAAAAATCGGAAGAGATTATGCTGCATCCCGGGGAGAATATTTAAATGGTATCATTATGGCAAATTATCTGGGATTTTGTTTTATCGATGCAGCTGAAGTGATCCGCTTTCATGAAGACGGCAGTCTGGATGACGAGAAAACAAACGAATTGCTCTCCCTTCGTCTTGAAGGGGAAGAATTTGCTGTCATCCCTGGATTCTACGGTGCGAAAGAAGACGGAACCATTGTCACTTTTTCCCGCGGCGGTTCTGATATCACAGGCTCTCTGGTTGCCCGTGCAGCTATGGCTGACCTGTATGAAAACTGGACCGATGTATCCGGATTTCTGATCGCAGATCCACGCATTGTTACAAATCCAAAATCCATCGAGACGATCACCTACCGTGAACTTCGTGAACTTTCTTATATGGGGGCAACTGTACTTCATGAGGATGCGATCTTCCCTGTCCGTAAAGTCGGCATCCCGATCAATATCCGCAACACCAATGCTCCACAGGACAAGGGCACACTGATCGTAGAGAGTACCTGCAGACAGCCAAAATATACCATTACCGGAATTGCCGGGACAGATGGATTTGCTGCCGTGACCATTGAAAAAGCAATGATGAACTCCGAGATCGGATTCTGCCGCAAGGTACTGGAAGAGTTTGATAAAAACGGTATTTCCATCGAGCATATGCCTTCCGGCATCGATACAATGACAATTTTTGTACATAAAGATGAGTTCGAAGAGAAAGAACAGCAGGTACTGGCCGGAATCCATAAAGCTGTGAATCCGGACCACATTGAACTGGAGTCTGATCTTGCTCTGATCGCTATCGTCGGAAGAGGAATGCGTTCCACACGCGGCACTGCCGGAAGAATTTTCTCCGCCCTTGCCCATGCCCATATCAATGTCAAGATGATCGACCAGGGATCCAGCGAGCTGAATATCATTGTCGGTGTAAGACACGATGACTTCAAAAACGCCATCCGTGCACTGTACCAGATTTTTGTAGAAACACAGATTTAA
- a CDS encoding ABC transporter ATP-binding protein, producing MPENKLTFRNCIRELLGFVRPYRIRLSIALFMIIVTNLTFALNPMMEGKITTQLASDGAKILQGVPGAHVQFSILFRFMGILLCLYILKTISQLITSVFLTDAIQKTMHDIRNALQKKIQRLPVKYFDDHAFGDILSSVTNDVDTLSNALQQTLSRVFAAILTFLFVIFMMFSINVWMALTALLIIPLTILITFGFVKRSQKLFDLQQEMVGELNGTITELYGGFNEILLFNRQKDSCNRFSAVNQKMADAAFKAQFLSSLISPFVSLVTYLTIGSIAVMGSFFVINGSVTVGNLQAFIRYIWQINDPLSQVSQLSSQVQSAYAAMNRIFTLLNETEEVQKGSVKIDVSQIQGNVTFDHVQFGYTDELLMKDVSFWVQSGQMVAIVGPTGAGKTTLMNLLLRFYDVNGGSIKIDGIDIRDMDRSDLRSLFSLVLQDTWLFSGSIFENIRYGSLTARKDEVVDAAKMANIHHYISTLSHGYDSMINEESNNISQGEKQLLTIARAILKNPRILILDEATSAVDTRLERMLQDAMQKVMAGRTSFVIAHRLSTIRNAELILVVDNGNIIEQGTHEELLRKNGTYQKLYHSQFANLETITAEE from the coding sequence ATGCCTGAGAATAAACTGACCTTTCGAAACTGTATCCGTGAACTGCTCGGGTTCGTCCGTCCATACCGTATCAGGTTGTCGATCGCACTGTTTATGATCATAGTGACCAATCTGACATTTGCCCTGAATCCTATGATGGAAGGAAAGATCACCACGCAGCTTGCCAGTGACGGTGCGAAAATCCTGCAGGGAGTCCCGGGAGCGCACGTTCAATTTTCAATCCTGTTCCGTTTTATGGGGATTCTGTTGTGTCTGTACATCCTAAAGACGATCTCACAGCTGATTACATCAGTTTTCCTCACAGACGCCATTCAGAAAACTATGCATGACATCCGCAATGCACTGCAGAAAAAAATCCAGCGTCTCCCGGTCAAATATTTTGATGACCACGCATTTGGAGATATTTTAAGCAGTGTTACAAACGACGTCGATACACTGAGTAATGCACTCCAGCAAACGCTTTCCCGCGTATTTGCAGCAATCCTCACCTTCCTGTTTGTCATCTTCATGATGTTTTCCATCAATGTCTGGATGGCACTGACAGCACTTTTGATTATTCCTCTGACCATACTGATCACATTTGGATTTGTAAAACGTTCACAAAAACTGTTTGATCTGCAGCAGGAGATGGTAGGAGAGTTGAACGGAACGATTACAGAATTATACGGCGGATTTAACGAAATTCTCCTTTTCAACCGACAGAAAGATTCCTGCAACAGATTTTCTGCAGTCAATCAAAAGATGGCAGATGCCGCATTTAAGGCTCAGTTCCTTTCTTCCTTGATTTCGCCGTTTGTATCCCTCGTCACCTATCTGACGATTGGAAGCATTGCCGTCATGGGAAGCTTTTTTGTCATAAACGGTTCTGTCACCGTAGGGAATCTGCAGGCATTTATCCGTTATATCTGGCAGATCAATGATCCGTTATCCCAGGTATCTCAGCTGTCTTCCCAGGTACAGTCCGCCTATGCTGCCATGAACCGGATTTTTACGCTGTTAAATGAAACAGAAGAGGTACAAAAAGGCAGTGTTAAGATTGATGTCTCCCAAATTCAGGGAAACGTAACATTTGACCACGTGCAGTTTGGTTACACAGATGAACTTTTGATGAAAGATGTCAGCTTCTGGGTACAGTCCGGACAAATGGTTGCGATTGTCGGGCCTACCGGTGCCGGAAAGACCACGCTGATGAATCTGCTGCTTCGTTTCTACGATGTGAACGGCGGATCCATCAAAATTGACGGAATTGATATCCGGGACATGGACCGAAGTGATCTTCGCAGCCTGTTTTCTCTCGTTCTTCAGGATACCTGGCTGTTTTCCGGCAGTATTTTTGAAAACATCCGTTACGGATCTTTGACTGCCCGAAAAGACGAAGTAGTTGACGCAGCAAAAATGGCAAATATCCACCATTATATTTCTACGCTGAGCCATGGCTATGACTCTATGATCAATGAAGAGTCCAACAATATTTCTCAGGGAGAAAAACAGCTTCTCACAATCGCAAGAGCTATTTTAAAAAACCCGAGGATTCTGATTCTCGACGAAGCTACATCAGCAGTCGATACCCGTCTGGAACGGATGCTCCAGGACGCAATGCAGAAAGTCATGGCAGGGCGAACCTCTTTTGTCATTGCCCACCGGCTTTCAACGATACGCAATGCCGAACTGATCCTGGTCGTAGATAACGGAAATATCATTGAGCAGGGAACGCATGAAGAACTCTTAAGAAAAAACGGTACCTATCAGAAGCTGTATCACTCCCAATTTGCAAACCTGGAAACCATAACAGCAGAAGAGTAG
- the rsfS gene encoding ribosome silencing factor, which translates to MEQSKLMARLAYQALDDKKGEDIQVIDISQVSVLADYFIIANGNSESQVRALVDNVEEELSKAGYEMKQREGYGSGNWVLMDFGEIIVHVFDKENRLFYDLERIWRDGKHVDFSEL; encoded by the coding sequence ATGGAACAGTCAAAACTTATGGCACGTCTTGCTTATCAGGCACTGGACGATAAAAAAGGCGAGGATATCCAGGTAATTGATATCTCTCAGGTTTCCGTCCTTGCAGATTATTTTATCATTGCAAACGGAAACAGTGAAAGCCAGGTACGTGCACTGGTAGACAACGTGGAAGAAGAACTTTCAAAAGCCGGATATGAAATGAAACAGAGAGAAGGATATGGCTCCGGAAACTGGGTGCTGATGGATTTCGGCGAGATCATCGTCCATGTTTTCGACAAAGAAAACCGTCTGTTTTATGATCTGGAACGTATCTGGAGAGACGGAAAGCATGTAGATTTTTCTGAGTTGTAA
- the obgE gene encoding GTPase ObgE, with translation MFADRAKIFIRSGKGGDGHCSFRRELYVPNGGPDGGDGGRGGDLIFEVDEGLNTLIDYRHKRKYAAGDGEEGGKRKCHGKDGKDLVLRVPEGTVIKESKTGKVIADMSGDNRRQIVLKGGKGGLGNQHFATATMQVPKYAQPGQPAMELEVNLELKVIADVGLIGFPNVGKSTFLSRVTNAQPKIANYHFTTLNPNLGVVDLEGAKGFVVADIPGLIEGASEGVGLGHEFLRHIERTKMMIHVVDAAGTEGRDPVDDIYKINAELQAYNPEIAKRPQVIAANKTDLIYSEDDDPIQRLKEEFEPQGIKVFPISGVSGQGLKELLYYVSEQIQTMDVPPIVFEQEFFPEDELIYEELPYTVEKEKDVYVVEGPKIEKMLGYTNLDSEKGFAFFQKFLKETGILDKLEEAGIQEGDTVKMYGLQFDYYK, from the coding sequence ATGTTTGCAGACAGAGCGAAAATATTCATCCGTTCCGGCAAAGGCGGGGACGGACACTGCAGCTTCCGCCGGGAACTTTACGTGCCAAACGGAGGTCCGGACGGCGGAGACGGCGGAAGAGGCGGTGATCTGATTTTTGAAGTAGATGAAGGACTCAACACACTGATTGATTACCGTCACAAACGAAAATATGCTGCCGGAGATGGAGAAGAAGGCGGCAAGAGAAAATGCCACGGAAAGGACGGCAAAGATCTGGTTCTTCGTGTTCCGGAAGGGACCGTGATCAAAGAATCCAAGACCGGAAAAGTCATTGCAGATATGTCAGGAGACAACCGCAGACAGATCGTGTTAAAAGGCGGAAAAGGCGGACTTGGAAATCAGCATTTTGCAACTGCTACTATGCAGGTTCCGAAATACGCGCAGCCTGGACAGCCTGCCATGGAACTGGAAGTCAATCTGGAACTGAAAGTCATTGCTGACGTCGGATTGATCGGATTTCCAAATGTCGGAAAATCCACCTTCCTTTCCAGAGTCACAAATGCACAGCCGAAGATTGCCAACTACCACTTCACAACACTGAATCCAAATCTTGGAGTGGTAGACCTGGAGGGAGCAAAGGGATTTGTCGTTGCCGATATCCCGGGACTGATCGAAGGAGCTTCCGAGGGTGTCGGACTTGGACATGAATTTTTACGTCACATTGAGCGGACAAAAATGATGATCCATGTCGTAGACGCAGCCGGAACAGAAGGACGTGATCCGGTAGATGACATCTATAAGATCAACGCTGAACTTCAGGCCTACAATCCTGAAATTGCAAAGCGCCCGCAGGTGATCGCAGCAAATAAAACAGATCTGATCTACAGTGAAGATGACGATCCGATTCAGCGCCTGAAGGAGGAGTTTGAGCCACAGGGCATCAAAGTATTCCCAATCTCCGGAGTATCCGGACAGGGCTTAAAAGAACTGCTCTACTATGTAAGTGAACAGATTCAGACTATGGATGTACCTCCGATCGTATTTGAACAGGAATTCTTCCCGGAGGACGAACTGATTTATGAAGAGCTTCCTTACACAGTAGAAAAAGAAAAAGATGTCTATGTGGTAGAAGGTCCGAAAATTGAAAAGATGCTTGGTTACACCAATCTGGATTCCGAAAAGGGATTCGCTTTCTTCCAGAAATTCTTAAAAGAAACCGGTATTCTGGACAAATTGGAAGAAGCAGGTATTCAGGAAGGCGATACCGTGAAAATGTACGGCCTGCAGTTTGATTACTATAAATAA
- the lexA gene encoding transcriptional repressor LexA gives MSKGTITDKQREILEYIKSQILERGFPPAVREICEAVNLKSTSSVHSHLETLERNGYIHRDPTKPRAIEILDDEFNLLRREVVNVPLIGRVAAGEPLLAQENIENYFPIPVEMMPNKQTFLLEVKGESMVNAGILDGDMVLVQEEHTAENGDMVVALIEDGATVKTFYREEGIIRLQPENDFMDPIIVKDVSIIGKVIGVFRFFR, from the coding sequence ATGTCAAAAGGAACGATTACAGATAAGCAGAGAGAGATTTTAGAATATATCAAATCACAGATATTAGAGCGCGGGTTTCCACCGGCAGTACGTGAGATTTGTGAGGCAGTGAATCTGAAGTCCACGTCTTCCGTACATTCTCATCTGGAGACACTGGAGAGAAACGGGTATATCCACAGAGATCCTACGAAGCCAAGAGCGATTGAGATTCTGGACGATGAATTTAATCTTCTCAGAAGAGAGGTTGTCAATGTCCCTCTGATCGGGCGTGTGGCTGCCGGGGAGCCGCTTCTGGCACAGGAGAATATTGAGAACTACTTCCCGATACCGGTAGAGATGATGCCAAATAAGCAGACGTTTCTTCTGGAGGTAAAAGGAGAAAGCATGGTCAATGCCGGCATTCTGGATGGAGATATGGTTCTTGTTCAGGAAGAACATACGGCAGAAAATGGAGATATGGTGGTTGCATTGATTGAGGATGGTGCGACTGTGAAGACCTTCTATCGGGAAGAAGGAATCATCCGCCTTCAGCCGGAGAATGATTTTATGGATCCAATCATCGTAAAAGATGTTTCCATTATCGGAAAAGTCATTGGAGTATTTCGCTTCTTCCGGTAG
- the yqeK gene encoding bis(5'-nucleosyl)-tetraphosphatase (symmetrical) YqeK → MTTELTAIRKKLEKKLKEERYIHTLGVMYTAASMAMRHGADVQKAMTAGLLHDCGKYCDVNEQILLCRKHHIKLSDAELEVPALIHARLGAYFAEYEYGITDSEILDAITYHTTGRPAMTMIEKIVYLADYIEPGRKKIPGLAEVRTAAFDDIDTAVCMTAESTLAFLKRAGRKVDPMTEKTCQYYKNKAAISL, encoded by the coding sequence ATGACAACTGAATTAACTGCCATCCGCAAAAAGCTTGAAAAGAAGCTGAAAGAAGAACGTTATATCCACACTCTCGGCGTCATGTACACCGCTGCTTCCATGGCTATGCGCCATGGAGCGGATGTCCAAAAAGCCATGACTGCCGGTCTTTTGCATGATTGTGGAAAATATTGCGACGTCAATGAACAAATCCTGCTCTGCAGGAAGCATCACATTAAACTGTCAGATGCCGAACTGGAGGTTCCTGCGCTGATCCATGCCAGATTGGGTGCCTATTTTGCAGAATACGAATACGGCATCACAGATTCGGAGATCCTGGATGCGATCACCTATCACACAACCGGGCGTCCGGCCATGACCATGATTGAAAAAATCGTCTATCTGGCAGATTATATCGAACCCGGAAGAAAAAAGATTCCGGGGCTGGCCGAAGTGCGAACTGCCGCATTTGATGACATCGACACCGCTGTCTGCATGACAGCAGAATCAACTCTGGCATTCTTAAAAAGAGCCGGAAGAAAAGTAGATCCTATGACAGAAAAAACCTGTCAGTATTATAAAAATAAAGCCGCAATATCCCTGTAA
- the nadD gene encoding nicotinate-nucleotide adenylyltransferase: protein MRIGIMGGTFDPIHIGHLLLGEFAYEQFHLDEVWFLPNGNPPHKEVEDTEEALAHRVEMVRLAVRENPHFQLSLHEAKKDCHSYTYKTLQEFHALYPENEYFFILGADSLFSIEQWKYFKEIFPSCTILAAMRDDKDSFDMQRQIQYLETNYQAKIELLQAPLLEISSTTIRNRAAQNRSIRYMVPDSVADYIQKLQLYTKREEERS from the coding sequence ATGAGAATCGGAATTATGGGCGGAACCTTTGACCCGATTCATATCGGACATCTGCTGCTTGGTGAATTTGCCTATGAGCAGTTCCATCTGGATGAAGTCTGGTTTCTGCCCAACGGAAATCCGCCTCACAAAGAAGTGGAAGATACAGAAGAAGCGCTTGCACACCGGGTTGAAATGGTGCGGCTTGCTGTGAGAGAAAACCCGCATTTTCAACTTTCCCTTCACGAGGCAAAAAAAGACTGTCATTCTTACACGTATAAAACTCTGCAGGAATTTCATGCGCTGTATCCTGAGAATGAATATTTCTTTATTCTTGGAGCGGATTCTCTCTTTTCCATCGAACAATGGAAATATTTCAAAGAGATTTTTCCATCCTGTACCATTCTGGCAGCAATGCGGGATGATAAAGATTCTTTTGATATGCAGCGTCAGATTCAGTATCTGGAAACGAATTACCAGGCAAAGATCGAACTTTTACAGGCACCGCTTCTGGAGATTTCATCGACAACGATCCGAAATCGTGCTGCCCAAAATCGTTCGATCCGCTATATGGTTCCGGATTCTGTTGCAGATTATATTCAAAAACTGCAATTATATACCAAAAGAGAAGAGGAGAGGTCATGA
- the rplU gene encoding 50S ribosomal protein L21 — protein sequence MYAIIATGGKQYKVAEGDIIKVEKLGVEAGETYTFDQVLAVSNDKLVVGEPTVAGATVTASVIGDGKAKKVIVYKYKRKTGYHKKNGHRQQYTAVKIEKINA from the coding sequence ATGTACGCAATTATAGCAACAGGTGGTAAACAGTACAAAGTAGCAGAAGGCGATATCATTAAAGTAGAAAAACTTGGTGTAGAAGCTGGAGAGACTTATACATTTGACCAGGTGCTGGCAGTAAGCAATGACAAATTAGTTGTTGGAGAGCCTACAGTAGCAGGTGCAACAGTTACAGCTTCTGTAATCGGTGACGGAAAAGCTAAAAAAGTGATCGTTTACAAGTATAAGAGAAAAACTGGATACCATAAGAAAAATGGTCACAGACAGCAGTACACAGCAGTTAAGATTGAAAAAATCAACGCTTAA
- the yhbY gene encoding ribosome assembly RNA-binding protein YhbY: protein MTTKQRAYLKSLAMTMDPIFQIGKSSMTPSLTQAISEALDARELIKISVLQNCADDPRALAEMVAERTRSQVVQVIGKKIVLYKEGKDDKKKIVLP, encoded by the coding sequence ATGACAACAAAACAGAGAGCCTATTTAAAAAGTCTTGCCATGACCATGGATCCGATCTTTCAGATTGGAAAATCCAGCATGACTCCAAGCCTTACACAGGCGATCAGCGAGGCTTTGGATGCACGTGAACTGATCAAGATCAGTGTATTGCAGAACTGTGCGGATGATCCGAGAGCTTTGGCAGAAATGGTGGCTGAGCGCACCCGTTCTCAGGTCGTACAGGTCATCGGCAAAAAAATTGTATTGTACAAAGAAGGAAAAGACGATAAGAAAAAAATCGTACTTCCGTAG
- a CDS encoding ABC transporter ATP-binding protein — MQLILHYLKRYKKLFVLNIISVFGFALVELGIPTIVSEMIDNGIMNQDKQYLIRMGIVIAVISLIGVSGTILLGYCCAKISTSVTRDIREDVFQKVQTFSHNEMNQFGIASLITRTNNDAFQIMTFLNVILRTALLTPIMIIVSFTLTIRSSLNLSLIIASTVPVIILGVVIVGKISGPLSDRQQNSLDRINRIFRENLTGIRVIRSFNNDGYESERFDSENSYFMKQSQNLFKLMSSTEPVFFLLMNLAALCIYLTAANMIDAQTLQVGKLVAFMEYLFHAMFSVMLFCMVFMLYPRASISAKRIMAVLNTETSIENHPGNAQTDSGSGEHSVIFEHVDFVYPDGEEAVLKDISFSAKSGETVAFIGSTGSGKSSLIQLIPRFYDRASGNIYIDGQKIEDLDINALRSKIGFVPQKAHLFSGTIEENIRFGKPDATMDEIIHAAKIAQAYDFIMEKPHQFQEQIVEGATNVSGGQKQRLSIARALIRKPEIYIYDDSFSALDFKTDARLRKALKPEIKNAIVFLVAQRVSTILDADKIVVLDEGKIAGIGTHRELLASCPIYYEIAASQLSKEELTYA, encoded by the coding sequence ATGCAACTTATTCTTCACTACCTGAAGCGATACAAGAAGCTGTTTGTTTTAAATATTATTTCCGTATTCGGATTTGCACTTGTAGAGCTTGGCATTCCGACGATCGTATCTGAAATGATCGATAATGGGATCATGAATCAGGACAAACAGTATTTAATCCGCATGGGAATCGTGATCGCAGTGATTTCTTTGATCGGTGTATCCGGAACGATCCTGCTTGGATACTGCTGTGCCAAAATTTCCACATCTGTAACACGGGATATCAGAGAAGATGTATTTCAGAAAGTACAGACATTCTCACACAATGAGATGAATCAGTTTGGTATCGCTTCTTTGATCACCCGGACAAACAATGATGCATTTCAGATCATGACGTTTTTGAATGTGATTTTACGGACCGCACTTTTGACACCGATCATGATCATTGTCAGCTTCACTCTGACGATCCGTTCCTCTTTGAATCTCTCTTTGATCATTGCATCCACCGTCCCTGTAATCATCCTGGGCGTTGTGATCGTAGGAAAAATATCGGGACCGCTCAGTGACAGACAACAGAATTCTCTGGATCGTATCAATCGCATCTTCCGTGAAAATCTCACCGGAATCCGTGTGATTCGCTCTTTTAACAATGATGGCTACGAATCCGAACGCTTTGACAGTGAAAACAGCTACTTCATGAAACAATCTCAAAATCTGTTCAAGCTGATGTCTTCCACAGAACCGGTCTTTTTCCTTTTGATGAATCTGGCCGCTTTGTGTATCTATCTGACAGCAGCAAACATGATCGATGCACAGACTCTGCAGGTCGGAAAGCTGGTGGCTTTCATGGAATATCTGTTTCATGCTATGTTTTCTGTCATGCTTTTCTGTATGGTTTTTATGCTGTATCCGAGAGCCAGCATCTCTGCAAAGCGAATTATGGCCGTATTGAATACAGAAACTTCAATTGAAAATCATCCCGGGAATGCTCAGACAGATTCTGGGTCCGGTGAACACAGCGTGATCTTCGAGCATGTGGATTTCGTTTACCCGGATGGAGAGGAAGCTGTACTGAAAGATATTTCTTTTTCCGCAAAAAGCGGAGAGACCGTTGCCTTTATCGGAAGCACAGGTTCCGGAAAAAGCTCCCTGATCCAGCTAATTCCAAGATTTTATGACCGCGCTTCTGGAAATATTTACATTGACGGTCAAAAAATCGAAGATCTGGATATCAATGCTCTTCGAAGTAAAATCGGATTTGTTCCGCAGAAAGCACACCTGTTTTCCGGAACAATCGAAGAAAATATCCGCTTTGGAAAACCGGATGCCACAATGGATGAAATCATTCATGCCGCAAAGATTGCCCAGGCATATGATTTTATTATGGAAAAACCACATCAGTTCCAGGAACAGATCGTTGAAGGAGCAACCAATGTCTCCGGCGGTCAGAAACAGCGTCTGTCGATCGCCCGTGCTTTGATCCGAAAGCCGGAGATCTACATCTATGACGATTCCTTTTCTGCTCTGGATTTTAAGACAGATGCCCGACTTAGAAAAGCTCTGAAACCGGAGATTAAAAACGCCATCGTCTTTCTTGTGGCACAACGGGTTTCTACGATTCTGGACGCAGATAAGATCGTAGTTCTGGATGAAGGCAAAATTGCCGGAATCGGAACTCACAGGGAGCTGCTTGCATCCTGTCCGATTTATTACGAAATTGCAGCTTCCCAGCTGAGCAAGGAGGAATTGACTTATGCCTGA
- a CDS encoding LysM peptidoglycan-binding domain-containing protein yields the protein MRKKKKMSAVITLILFCGCFLFGSFLSFAQNSRTEEPVQFKCYKSIVIQEGDSLWSLAERHIDSESETAVKEYIKELKQINQLESETIQTGEHLIIPYYTTEFPQ from the coding sequence ATGAGAAAAAAGAAAAAGATGTCAGCAGTTATTACACTTATTTTATTTTGCGGGTGCTTTTTATTTGGAAGCTTTCTGTCTTTTGCACAGAATTCAAGAACGGAAGAGCCTGTGCAATTCAAATGCTACAAAAGCATTGTAATCCAGGAGGGAGACTCTTTGTGGAGCCTTGCAGAACGCCATATAGACTCAGAATCTGAAACAGCTGTGAAAGAATACATCAAAGAATTGAAACAGATCAATCAGCTGGAATCTGAAACCATACAAACCGGAGAACATTTGATCATCCCGTATTACACAACAGAATTTCCACAATAA
- a CDS encoding ribosomal-processing cysteine protease Prp, translating into MIKVTVYKTVNHDYAGLDVLGHAGYSEAGSDVVCAAVSVLVINTLNSIERFTSDKISLVSDEETGMIEFRFIRKPSHDAKLLFKSMVLGLQEIEEDSEYEPYIDIIFKEV; encoded by the coding sequence ATGATCAAGGTAACCGTTTATAAGACAGTAAATCATGACTATGCAGGTCTGGATGTACTCGGACATGCGGGGTATTCGGAAGCGGGAAGTGATGTGGTCTGTGCGGCAGTGTCTGTACTGGTCATCAACACACTCAATTCGATTGAACGTTTCACATCAGATAAGATTTCTCTTGTTTCTGATGAAGAGACCGGGATGATTGAATTTCGATTCATCCGAAAACCTTCTCATGATGCCAAGCTGCTGTTCAAATCTATGGTTCTTGGATTACAGGAGATAGAAGAAGACAGCGAATATGAACCATACATTGATATCATTTTCAAGGAGGTGTAA